A genome region from Candidatus Nezhaarchaeales archaeon includes the following:
- a CDS encoding Lrp/AsnC ligand binding domain-containing protein: protein MAVQITAFILMVTELAKEQEVVREVLRIPGVVEARLLYGEFDVLAKVEVNSMKELDEVITKVRNTRGVVKTTTLISS from the coding sequence ATGGCTGTTCAAATAACAGCCTTCATATTAATGGTAACGGAGCTAGCCAAGGAGCAGGAAGTAGTAAGGGAGGTTTTACGTATCCCCGGCGTCGTTGAAGCTAGGCTACTATACGGCGAGTTCGACGTACTCGCCAAGGTTGAAGTTAACAGTATGAAGGAGCTTGACGAGGTAATCACCAAGGTTAGGAATACGAGGGGCGTCGTGAAAACAACCACGCTAATTTCATCCTAA
- a CDS encoding ABC transporter ATP-binding protein translates to MEHLLELKGVTKRYGDTLALKGVSLSIDKGECIALIGPNGAGKTTLLRVIAGLEQASSGEVLYRGVKAKPSLLRRVATMVFQKPEVFNATVYKNVAYGLKVRGYSKAETDRRVKEALSMVKMEGYEDKQAKKLSGGQQQRLALARALALDVELLLLDEPLSNLDSESSTIIGKLLNWISKERRLTMVVAMHDAVEAMALTDKVALLMGGELISVGHTYTVLKQLQAPLKAFTRLENVFIGEATPNEDGSTSIRLSERLTIEAVGKRTGRVTVFIRPEDVMVSKRPVELSARNAFKGRVLEISDLNGAVRLKVDTGKALFTVQITKKSLIELGINVGSEVFLAFKASSVYFL, encoded by the coding sequence TTGGAACACCTACTAGAACTTAAAGGCGTAACTAAGAGGTACGGTGATACTCTAGCCCTTAAAGGGGTAAGCCTATCCATTGATAAGGGTGAATGCATAGCCCTCATAGGCCCTAATGGCGCCGGGAAAACCACGCTTCTCAGGGTTATAGCTGGCCTTGAGCAAGCCTCAAGCGGTGAAGTACTCTATAGAGGGGTTAAAGCTAAGCCAAGCCTATTAAGGCGTGTAGCAACCATGGTTTTCCAAAAGCCCGAGGTTTTTAACGCTACGGTCTACAAGAACGTTGCCTATGGGCTTAAGGTTCGAGGCTACTCTAAGGCTGAAACCGATCGGAGGGTTAAGGAGGCCTTAAGCATGGTTAAAATGGAGGGCTACGAGGATAAGCAGGCTAAAAAACTATCAGGAGGACAACAGCAAAGGCTTGCTTTAGCCCGTGCCTTAGCCCTCGACGTGGAATTACTGCTTTTAGACGAACCCCTATCGAATCTGGATTCCGAAAGCTCCACCATCATCGGGAAGCTGTTAAACTGGATTAGTAAAGAGCGGAGGTTAACCATGGTGGTAGCAATGCACGACGCGGTTGAAGCTATGGCTTTAACGGATAAAGTAGCCCTCCTCATGGGGGGTGAGCTTATCAGCGTAGGCCATACTTACACCGTGCTTAAACAGCTACAAGCCCCCCTTAAAGCCTTCACAAGGTTGGAAAACGTCTTCATCGGTGAAGCCACTCCTAACGAAGATGGTTCCACCTCTATAAGGTTAAGCGAGAGGTTAACAATTGAAGCGGTAGGGAAGCGTACTGGGAGGGTAACGGTTTTCATAAGGCCCGAAGACGTAATGGTCTCTAAGAGGCCCGTAGAGCTAAGCGCTAGAAACGCGTTTAAAGGTAGGGTTTTGGAGATTTCAGATCTAAATGGAGCAGTAAGGCTTAAGGTGGATACGGGTAAAGCCCTCTTCACCGTTCAAATAACGAAGAAGTCCCTTATCGAGCTGGGAATTAACGTAGGCTCAGAGGTATTCTTAGCCTTCAAGGCTTCATCCGTCTACTTCCTATAA
- a CDS encoding ABC transporter permease, with the protein MSIGFVEGLMQAILLMADPAVMEITLRSIQVSGVATLIATLCGLPLGVVIGLTQFKGKRLVKAFFNALLGVPTVALGLILYLFFSRSGPLGFLRLLYNPLGIIIGQALLVVPIAISLTLNSIEALDPQIKDLAKTLGASRLQVSLTLCREAKGGILLAVIASFNKAIAELGVALMIGGNIKGLTRVLTTAIALETAKGEIAISIALTIILLSIVFALNLAVNLLQKG; encoded by the coding sequence ATGAGTATAGGGTTCGTGGAAGGTTTAATGCAAGCCATTCTCCTAATGGCGGACCCAGCCGTTATGGAGATTACGCTTAGATCAATTCAGGTTTCAGGGGTAGCTACACTTATCGCAACGCTCTGCGGCCTCCCTCTAGGAGTGGTTATCGGGCTAACACAGTTTAAGGGTAAACGCTTAGTGAAAGCGTTTTTCAACGCATTACTCGGCGTACCAACGGTAGCCTTAGGCTTAATCCTCTACTTATTCTTCTCCCGAAGTGGGCCCTTAGGCTTCCTCCGCCTCCTATATAACCCGCTGGGAATCATAATAGGGCAAGCGCTCCTAGTTGTACCTATCGCTATAAGCCTCACGTTAAACTCCATTGAAGCATTAGATCCCCAAATTAAGGATCTAGCTAAAACCTTGGGCGCTTCAAGGCTTCAAGTATCATTAACGCTTTGTAGAGAAGCTAAGGGAGGTATACTTTTAGCGGTAATAGCGAGCTTTAATAAGGCTATAGCTGAGCTCGGCGTAGCACTTATGATAGGAGGTAATATAAAAGGCCTTACCCGCGTATTAACGACGGCCATAGCCCTGGAGACCGCTAAGGGCGAAATAGCGATAAGCATAGCCTTAACGATAATACTGCTATCGATAGTGTTCGCGTTAAACCTAGCCGTTAACCTACTTCAAAAGGGGTAA
- the pyrE gene encoding orotate phosphoribosyltransferase — translation MKKTVGTEAMDKSLIEKVSRILYSCGAISFGHFTLTSGAYSPYYIDMRLIPSYPDQFNELCGFYVELIKSKVKEFNRVAGVPTAGIPYAVMVAHKLRKPFLYVREALKHHGRGRIIEGIIKPGDKVLVVDDIATTGGSILKAVESLRMSGGSVSDSVVLIDREQGASELLIREGVRLHSVATITEIAKALYDLGLLEKEKLELIVKYIEAGGFIKDR, via the coding sequence GTGAAAAAGACGGTAGGGACGGAAGCTATGGATAAAAGCCTTATTGAGAAGGTTTCTAGGATATTATACTCTTGTGGAGCTATATCGTTCGGCCACTTCACCCTAACCTCAGGTGCTTACTCACCGTACTACATAGATATGCGGCTTATCCCAAGCTACCCCGATCAGTTTAACGAGTTATGCGGTTTCTACGTGGAATTAATCAAGTCCAAGGTTAAGGAGTTTAACAGGGTGGCCGGCGTACCTACGGCTGGTATACCGTACGCGGTAATGGTGGCCCATAAGCTCCGTAAGCCCTTCCTCTACGTGAGGGAGGCCTTAAAGCATCATGGGCGTGGGAGAATTATTGAAGGCATCATAAAACCCGGGGATAAAGTCCTAGTGGTTGACGATATCGCCACTACGGGCGGCAGCATCCTTAAGGCTGTTGAAAGCTTAAGGATGAGCGGCGGCTCAGTAAGTGACAGCGTAGTTTTAATTGATAGGGAGCAGGGAGCCTCCGAGCTTCTAATAAGGGAGGGGGTAAGGCTACACTCGGTAGCCACGATTACCGAGATAGCGAAGGCGCTCTACGATCTAGGCCTACTTGAGAAGGAAAAGTTGGAGCTAATAGTTAAATACATAGAGGCTGGAGGCTTCATTAAGGATAGGTAG
- a CDS encoding isochorismatase family cysteine hydrolase: MKGVAVIVVDMVNDFIKGSLKIERAKHIIPRIKDLLDAARANGVPVVYVCDTHIPPVDKELKLWGNHAIANSWGAEVIDELKPMDGDFIVRKRRYSSFYGTDLDLLLRELGITTLILTGVATDICIQHTAADAFFRGYEVVVPEDCVESISEDNQKSGLDYMRRVYGAKIVTSKELINLKMRLS, translated from the coding sequence ATGAAAGGTGTAGCGGTAATCGTAGTAGATATGGTTAACGACTTCATTAAAGGCTCGCTTAAAATTGAAAGGGCTAAACATATTATTCCACGCATTAAAGACCTACTAGACGCGGCTAGAGCTAACGGGGTTCCAGTGGTATACGTCTGCGACACCCACATACCGCCGGTGGATAAGGAGCTTAAACTTTGGGGTAATCACGCTATAGCTAATTCTTGGGGTGCTGAAGTAATAGACGAACTTAAACCGATGGATGGCGATTTCATAGTTAGGAAGCGCCGCTATAGCTCCTTCTACGGGACCGACCTCGACCTCCTACTTAGGGAGCTAGGCATTACTACGTTAATCTTAACCGGTGTTGCTACCGATATATGCATTCAGCATACCGCCGCTGATGCCTTCTTTAGAGGTTACGAAGTAGTTGTTCCGGAGGATTGCGTTGAGTCGATATCGGAGGATAACCAAAAATCCGGGTTGGACTACATGAGGAGGGTCTACGGGGCTAAGATCGTCACTAGTAAGGAGTTAATCAACCTCAAAATGAGGCTTAGCTAA
- the mer gene encoding 5,10-methylenetetrahydromethanopterin reductase encodes MRVTTCLRPVGVGGLAGLSFGVEFVPQEPILSIADYVKLAEERGFKYTWITDHYNNRDVWSTLSILALKTEKIKLGSGVTNPYTRNVAQIASAIITIDELSNGRAVLGIGPGDRATFETLGIQWVKPVKTIVEAVTVIRRLIAGERLKFEGEVIRLSGAKLAVKPKAAIPIYVGAQGPVMLRTAGQIGDGVLINASHPKDFQAAISYVKEGVEKSGRRMEDIDVAAYTSFSIDQDPNKAEKAARIVVAFIVAGAPDQILERHGIGLEGAKTIKEAIGKGDFKTATKSVTSEMLNAFSICGTPENCISRIEELLKTGVTQIVVGSPIGSDKKNSINLIGEKIIPSFQKP; translated from the coding sequence ATGCGTGTAACGACTTGTCTACGCCCTGTAGGGGTGGGAGGATTGGCGGGTTTAAGCTTCGGCGTGGAGTTCGTCCCCCAGGAGCCTATACTAAGCATAGCCGACTACGTAAAGCTAGCCGAGGAGAGAGGCTTTAAATACACTTGGATAACCGATCACTATAATAATAGGGACGTTTGGTCGACGCTCTCCATACTAGCCTTAAAGACGGAGAAGATAAAGCTTGGAAGCGGCGTAACAAACCCCTACACTAGGAACGTGGCGCAGATAGCTTCAGCCATAATAACTATAGACGAACTTTCAAACGGAAGGGCCGTCCTAGGTATAGGGCCGGGCGATAGAGCAACCTTCGAAACCTTAGGTATCCAGTGGGTTAAACCGGTTAAAACCATAGTTGAAGCAGTAACAGTGATAAGGAGGCTTATCGCCGGCGAGAGGCTTAAGTTTGAGGGAGAAGTAATAAGGCTCAGCGGGGCTAAGCTAGCGGTGAAGCCTAAGGCGGCTATACCGATCTATGTAGGGGCTCAAGGACCAGTAATGCTAAGGACCGCCGGACAAATAGGGGATGGCGTACTTATTAACGCGTCGCATCCAAAGGACTTCCAAGCGGCCATTAGCTACGTTAAGGAGGGGGTTGAGAAATCCGGTAGGAGAATGGAGGATATAGACGTAGCTGCTTATACCTCCTTCTCCATAGACCAGGATCCAAATAAAGCTGAAAAAGCCGCTAGGATCGTAGTCGCCTTCATAGTTGCCGGAGCCCCAGATCAAATACTTGAAAGACACGGCATAGGCTTAGAAGGCGCTAAAACAATTAAGGAGGCAATAGGTAAAGGCGACTTTAAGACAGCCACTAAGTCCGTAACCAGTGAAATGTTAAACGCCTTCTCCATATGCGGAACTCCTGAAAACTGCATTTCAAGGATCGAGGAACTACTAAAAACCGGGGTTACACAAATAGTTGTAGGTTCACCTATAGGCTCCGATAAGAAAAACTCCATAAACCTGATAGGCGAAAAGATAATACCGAGCTTTCAAAAACCATAA
- a CDS encoding signal peptidase I, which produces MGVVSLMRLKLSRWEIVMIAVLAFGILYQGLVAVHASPIFMARVEGKSMIPALYDGDLVVIMRVGGGSIHAAPKYASTPGDIIVYYSRSDGYLIIHRAIAKAYLDGKWRFLTQGDNVAVPDAGQDPKDPSTWITEDRVVGKVVVRVPKVGLLTLPVVRAFILIALVIAVLVYLSERKKSSSSLFKGRIKATFKRLLWVG; this is translated from the coding sequence ATGGGCGTGGTTAGCTTAATGCGTTTAAAGCTTTCAAGGTGGGAAATAGTAATGATAGCGGTTTTAGCCTTCGGTATCCTATATCAAGGCTTAGTAGCTGTTCACGCAAGCCCTATCTTCATGGCGCGCGTTGAAGGTAAAAGCATGATACCAGCGCTTTACGACGGGGACCTAGTGGTTATAATGAGGGTTGGAGGGGGGAGTATTCATGCAGCGCCTAAATATGCGTCTACACCGGGCGATATTATCGTTTACTACAGTAGGAGTGATGGCTACTTAATCATCCATAGGGCTATAGCTAAGGCCTACCTTGATGGGAAGTGGCGATTTCTAACGCAGGGTGATAACGTTGCCGTACCAGACGCTGGGCAAGATCCTAAGGATCCTTCAACATGGATTACTGAGGATCGGGTGGTAGGGAAGGTGGTAGTTAGGGTACCTAAGGTAGGCTTATTAACGTTACCGGTTGTTAGGGCGTTCATATTGATAGCACTAGTTATAGCCGTTCTAGTTTATTTAAGCGAGCGGAAGAAAAGTTCTTCTAGCTTGTTTAAGGGTCGGATTAAGGCTACGTTTAAGAGGCTATTATGGGTGGGCTAA
- a CDS encoding nucleotidyltransferase family protein yields the protein MAVVLAGGLGTRLRPLTYTMPKPMLPLGGKPLLERTIEKLKASRIEDIVVATFHLGRVIKHYFGDGSEYGVKITYVRSDKPLGTAGQLKTVERYVDEDFIVIYGDVYADMDYRSLLEWHRRSRGIGTIVLREVKQRLKFGLVKLNEEGLVMEWVEKPEVGYLVAAGVFAFNRRIFNYIYADRPDSMDKAILRAMEKGEKVYGYRSNAKFVDVGDIDSYVKVNEEFEAAFGDLA from the coding sequence GTGGCTGTAGTTTTAGCCGGTGGGCTTGGAACTAGGCTCCGCCCATTAACGTACACGATGCCGAAGCCCATGCTACCATTAGGAGGTAAACCGTTATTGGAGAGAACTATTGAAAAGCTTAAAGCTTCTAGAATCGAGGATATAGTAGTGGCAACCTTCCACCTTGGAAGGGTTATTAAGCACTACTTCGGCGATGGGTCCGAGTACGGTGTAAAGATAACCTATGTCCGCTCAGATAAACCGTTAGGAACGGCGGGTCAGCTTAAAACTGTTGAAAGATACGTAGATGAGGATTTCATCGTCATATACGGGGATGTCTACGCCGATATGGACTACCGATCGCTATTAGAATGGCATAGGAGGAGCCGCGGTATTGGAACGATAGTTCTACGCGAGGTTAAACAGAGGTTAAAGTTCGGCCTAGTAAAACTAAACGAGGAAGGACTGGTAATGGAATGGGTTGAAAAACCCGAAGTAGGCTACCTCGTAGCGGCGGGGGTTTTCGCCTTTAACCGTAGGATCTTTAACTACATATACGCCGATAGGCCGGATAGTATGGATAAAGCGATCCTACGCGCCATGGAGAAGGGTGAAAAGGTTTACGGATACCGTTCAAACGCTAAGTTCGTAGACGTCGGCGACATAGATTCCTACGTTAAAGTTAATGAAGAGTTTGAAGCAGCCTTCGGGGATCTCGCTTAG
- the pyrB gene encoding aspartate carbamoyltransferase, with amino-acid sequence MAISGSSYIGRDVISILDFNRYDLELLFNAADDLMKADARSNILRGMVMATLFFEPSTRTKLSFEAAMLRLGGSVIGFTDPSTTSMAKGEAFEDTIRVVDGYADVIVIRHRVEGTAKLAADIAKAPVINAGDGINEHPTQAMIDLYTIRRELGGIDGLKVAVVADLAHSRAAVSFVLGLSRFKDVSLTLVSPKELKLRSEVKQRLKDEGMKIVEVEQIDKDVISGVDVIYVTRVQKERFKSFEDYERVKGSYMVNAEVLSGAKSSMIILHPLPRLDELPREVDLLPYAKYFQQARNGLFVRMALLSLILKGKIKESSL; translated from the coding sequence GTGGCTATTTCCGGCTCCTCCTATATAGGTAGGGATGTGATTTCCATCCTCGACTTTAACAGGTACGATTTAGAGCTCCTCTTTAACGCCGCCGACGACTTAATGAAGGCGGACGCTAGAAGCAACATCCTAAGGGGCATGGTGATGGCGACGCTCTTCTTCGAGCCTAGCACTAGGACTAAGTTAAGCTTCGAGGCGGCAATGCTTAGGTTAGGTGGCTCAGTAATAGGTTTTACGGATCCATCCACCACGTCTATGGCTAAGGGTGAGGCCTTCGAGGATACCATAAGAGTGGTGGATGGCTACGCCGACGTAATAGTGATAAGGCATAGAGTTGAAGGGACGGCTAAACTGGCGGCCGACATCGCCAAAGCTCCCGTTATAAACGCTGGCGACGGGATTAATGAGCATCCAACGCAGGCTATGATAGACCTATACACCATAAGGAGGGAGCTCGGCGGAATAGACGGGTTAAAGGTCGCGGTGGTAGCCGACTTAGCCCATAGTAGAGCGGCTGTTTCCTTCGTTTTAGGGCTTTCAAGGTTTAAGGACGTAAGCCTTACACTAGTTTCACCTAAGGAGCTTAAGCTTAGAAGCGAAGTTAAACAGCGTCTTAAAGATGAAGGGATGAAGATCGTAGAGGTAGAACAGATAGATAAGGATGTTATTAGCGGCGTAGACGTTATATACGTAACAAGGGTGCAGAAGGAGAGGTTTAAATCGTTTGAGGATTACGAGAGGGTTAAAGGCTCCTACATGGTTAATGCCGAGGTTTTAAGTGGAGCTAAAAGCTCCATGATCATCCTACACCCCCTCCCAAGGCTCGACGAACTACCCCGCGAAGTAGACCTACTTCCCTACGCTAAGTACTTTCAGCAGGCTAGAAACGGCCTATTCGTCAGGATGGCCCTTCTATCCTTAATATTGAAGGGAAAAATAAAAGAATCGAGCCTTTAA
- a CDS encoding 30S ribosomal protein S27ae, translated as MVGVAERHKLYEVDYEKGTIKLKNKTCPRCSKVMAKHADRWACGSCGYTEWVKAALRQTSRSLRKT; from the coding sequence ATGGTTGGCGTGGCGGAAAGGCATAAGCTGTATGAGGTGGATTACGAGAAGGGAACGATTAAGCTTAAGAATAAAACTTGCCCGAGGTGTAGTAAGGTGATGGCTAAACACGCTGATAGATGGGCTTGTGGATCCTGCGGTTACACTGAGTGGGTTAAAGCAGCTTTAAGGCAGACTTCACGAAGCCTCCGTAAAACGTAA
- a CDS encoding DUF488 domain-containing protein, whose product MVKLWTIGYGRIQKDRFLELLKEHGIEVLCDVRTYPTSRVEHFKRENMEKWLKEAGISYVWMGDKLGGYSRTSLEAFELALNELINMASRHKVCLCCAEREPRRCHRYILSILLEDRGVKVFHIVSKGQKTLIDYLRNPSENS is encoded by the coding sequence TTGGTTAAGCTATGGACGATCGGATACGGCCGGATTCAGAAAGACCGCTTCCTAGAGCTCCTTAAGGAGCATGGAATCGAAGTCCTATGCGACGTAAGAACCTATCCAACATCCAGAGTGGAACATTTTAAGCGGGAAAACATGGAGAAATGGCTTAAGGAGGCTGGAATTAGCTACGTATGGATGGGAGATAAGCTAGGAGGCTATAGTCGAACCAGCTTAGAAGCTTTCGAGCTAGCTTTAAACGAGCTAATAAACATGGCGTCCAGACACAAGGTATGTCTTTGCTGCGCTGAACGTGAACCACGGCGTTGCCATAGATACATCCTATCCATACTACTTGAGGATAGAGGGGTTAAGGTCTTTCATATAGTGAGTAAAGGGCAGAAAACTCTAATCGACTACCTAAGGAACCCATCCGAAAACTCTTAA
- a CDS encoding TATA-box-binding protein, whose translation MLSKPRYRIENVVASVTLDQNLDLDVIAGEIPRTEYNPDAFPGLIYRLEKPKTATLIFSSGKMVCTGAKSEKEVYRAVRKIVQELKQHRIVILKEPKVQIQNIVASANLNAEINLEKAAYLLENSMYEPEQFPGLITRLEDLGVVLLLFSSGKMVCTGAKREEDVKIAVERIYEKLRELGVLYRA comes from the coding sequence ATGCTCTCTAAGCCTAGGTATCGGATTGAAAACGTGGTTGCATCGGTTACCTTGGATCAAAATCTGGATCTAGACGTTATAGCCGGCGAAATACCTAGAACCGAGTATAACCCTGACGCCTTCCCAGGCTTAATATATAGGCTTGAAAAACCGAAAACCGCCACCCTAATATTTAGCTCTGGTAAGATGGTTTGTACCGGGGCTAAGAGTGAAAAGGAGGTTTATAGGGCCGTTAGGAAGATTGTTCAGGAGCTTAAACAGCATAGAATAGTTATCCTTAAGGAGCCGAAGGTTCAGATTCAAAATATAGTTGCATCGGCAAACCTTAACGCCGAAATAAACCTTGAGAAGGCGGCCTACCTCCTAGAAAACTCGATGTACGAGCCTGAACAATTCCCAGGCCTAATAACTAGGCTCGAGGATTTAGGCGTAGTATTACTACTATTTAGCTCTGGTAAGATGGTTTGTACTGGGGCTAAGCGTGAAGAAGATGTTAAAATAGCTGTTGAGAGGATCTATGAAAAACTAAGGGAGCTAGGCGTACTTTATAGGGCTTAA
- a CDS encoding threonine--tRNA ligase, whose protein sequence is MKLLFIHSDYLEYEVKEEAIPSAEDVAEGDRRVKVDEVLVVFCSVEGRDEEDEGRVIEEAVSEVIDVAKRINVNNIVLYPYAHLSSELSRPEVAIRVLRGVEDGLKERGFNVKRAPFGWYKAFSLRCKGHPLSELSRVIRVEGVKGGKADEARVHGEYLIISPEGLEERLDLANLEAYDVLNRYPLLKQFIVSEEVGGKPKEAPPHITLMSKLGLVDYEPASDIGHFRFYPKGALIKDLLEAYANDIAVRRLGALKVETPLLYRLSRPDIAEQASRFLEKDYRLRVGGEELTLRFAGDFGLFSMLKDALISYRQLPLRVYELSKSFRLEQSGECVGLKRLRSFTMPDVHCFCADLEQGMQEYVELFKVYTEVVESMGIDYVLAFRVVKEFYEGNKRWLVNLVKTAGKPALIEVLPERKHYWIVKHEYQFVDSVGGNAQLCTVQLDVEDSERYGIYYVDVKGEKRGCIIVHSSMGSIERWIYALLEQAAKIMKAGKTPELPLWIAPIQVRVIPVSTENLESAVKIANTLQNAEIRVDVDDRDLTLPRKVRDAEVEWIPYIVVVGKEEESTGRLSVRVRRLRMVEVMDVNALIDTVRKQVAGKPFIPSYTPIMLSKRPTF, encoded by the coding sequence TTGAAGCTGCTCTTCATTCATTCCGACTACTTAGAGTATGAGGTGAAGGAAGAGGCGATACCTAGCGCTGAGGATGTAGCTGAGGGAGATAGGAGGGTTAAGGTTGATGAGGTGTTGGTCGTTTTTTGTAGCGTTGAAGGTAGGGATGAAGAGGACGAGGGCCGGGTTATTGAGGAGGCTGTAAGTGAGGTTATTGATGTAGCCAAGCGGATTAACGTCAATAACATCGTGCTGTATCCCTACGCCCATCTATCGAGCGAATTAAGTAGGCCTGAAGTAGCGATCCGGGTGCTTAGAGGCGTTGAAGACGGGTTGAAGGAACGTGGTTTTAACGTTAAAAGGGCTCCCTTCGGCTGGTATAAGGCCTTCAGCTTAAGGTGTAAGGGGCATCCTCTTAGCGAGCTTTCAAGGGTTATAAGGGTTGAAGGGGTTAAGGGGGGGAAGGCGGATGAAGCTAGGGTTCATGGGGAATACTTAATCATAAGCCCTGAGGGATTAGAGGAACGTTTAGACTTAGCCAACTTGGAGGCTTACGACGTTTTGAATCGTTACCCGCTTCTAAAGCAGTTCATAGTTAGTGAGGAGGTCGGCGGGAAGCCTAAGGAGGCTCCGCCGCATATTACGTTGATGTCGAAGCTTGGACTCGTCGACTACGAGCCGGCGTCCGATATTGGACACTTCAGGTTTTACCCTAAAGGAGCCTTAATTAAGGATTTGCTGGAGGCGTACGCAAACGATATAGCTGTAAGGAGGTTGGGCGCTCTTAAGGTTGAAACACCCCTCCTCTATAGGTTGAGTAGGCCTGATATTGCTGAGCAGGCTTCAAGGTTCCTTGAGAAGGACTATAGGTTAAGGGTTGGAGGCGAGGAGTTAACGTTAAGGTTTGCCGGCGATTTCGGGCTTTTCAGCATGTTGAAGGACGCCCTTATAAGTTATAGGCAGCTACCGTTAAGGGTTTACGAGCTTTCGAAGTCCTTTAGGCTTGAGCAAAGTGGTGAATGCGTAGGGTTGAAAAGGCTTAGAAGCTTTACGATGCCAGATGTTCACTGCTTCTGCGCCGACTTAGAACAGGGGATGCAGGAGTACGTAGAGTTATTTAAGGTATACACGGAGGTAGTGGAGTCTATGGGTATTGATTACGTGTTGGCCTTTAGGGTTGTTAAAGAGTTTTACGAGGGGAATAAACGTTGGCTCGTAAACCTAGTGAAGACGGCCGGTAAACCGGCGCTTATCGAAGTATTACCGGAGAGGAAGCACTACTGGATCGTGAAGCACGAGTATCAATTCGTAGACTCCGTAGGCGGTAACGCTCAACTATGTACCGTTCAACTGGATGTGGAGGACTCGGAGCGTTACGGGATCTACTACGTTGACGTTAAAGGCGAGAAGAGGGGATGCATAATAGTCCATAGCTCGATGGGCTCTATTGAACGCTGGATCTACGCGTTATTAGAGCAAGCCGCTAAGATTATGAAAGCGGGGAAGACGCCTGAGCTACCCCTCTGGATTGCTCCTATCCAAGTTAGAGTAATACCGGTTTCGACCGAAAACCTTGAAAGCGCGGTTAAAATAGCTAATACGCTTCAAAACGCTGAAATACGGGTAGACGTAGATGACCGCGATTTAACGCTACCTAGAAAGGTGAGGGATGCTGAGGTTGAATGGATCCCCTATATAGTGGTAGTAGGTAAGGAGGAGGAAAGCACGGGTAGGCTTTCAGTTAGGGTTCGGAGGCTTAGGATGGTTGAAGTTATGGATGTTAACGCGTTAATCGATACCGTGAGGAAGCAGGTAGCTGGTAAGCCGTTTATACCTTCATATACGCCTATCATGCTTTCCAAGAGGCCTACGTTTTAG